The Candidatus Binataceae bacterium DNA segment TCGTTCGATGATCGCCTTGAGACGTGCTTGTCTCACCGCCCGCACGAACACACGATAGTCGCGCTGGTTCTGGTCAACGTAGTCCACCGCGAATTCGCAGATCGCGTCATCAAAGGTTGCGCTCGAGCCCATGTAGCCCGAGATTTTCGCCGCGTCGCCGGAACGCGCATGCGCCCGGGCCAGCGCCCATCCGCAGACTCTTCCGTAAGCCCGCAGC contains these protein-coding regions:
- a CDS encoding DUF2252 family protein; the encoded protein is LRAYGRVCGWALARAHARSGDAAKISGYMGSSATFDDAICEFAVDYVDQNQRDYRVFVRAVRQARLKAIIER